The proteins below come from a single Papaver somniferum cultivar HN1 chromosome 11, ASM357369v1, whole genome shotgun sequence genomic window:
- the LOC113320909 gene encoding uncharacterized protein LOC113320909 → MKWDRPICEKKIKLTMESYTHDRCTIKIYHSVVRKIRVTASLNRFRLNIFTFSKNIESIVELLKYWWAFMSKSIGSENGFDSSSFSRYSDHLDRKHARENSTTM, encoded by the exons ATGAAGTG GGATCGACCGATATGCGAGAAAAAAATTAAGCTAACAATGGAGTCTTATACTCATGATCGGTGTACAATTAAG ATTTATCATTCAGTGGTCAGAAAGATTCGAGTAACCGCCTCTCTAAACAGGTTTCGCCTAAACATTTTTACAT TTTCCAAGAATATAGAATCTATAGTGGAATTGCTGAAATATTGGTGGGCATTTATGAGCAAGTCAATTGGAAGCGAAAATGGCTTTGATAGTAGTAGCTTCTCaag GTATTCCGATCATCTGGACAGAAAGCACGCAAGAGAAAATAGCACAACAATGTAA